TGTGTAAAGTCTGTTAACTTTAAGATCATTTTTAATCTGGTTACACAGTATTTATCCTTTTTGTAcctgtacatatacatatatatacacataaactttctatttgttatatttcttcATGTTTATGTTGCATGTTTACTACTTTTCTTCACTAACATTTCACTGTAGCAGGAAATATAACTTcttatttctttgtctcttaACTTACTTTGTCTGactttgtcttgtcttgtctgtgATAGTGAGCAGCTgtggtttgtgtctgtgtattaaTGTGTATCTGTTCATCCACATCACATAGTTTGGACCAGttttaaaagaagaagtgaaTATTGGATCAATATTTCTCTCACAGACAGAATCAGataatttaacagtttaatttCACCGacaccaaatgtttttttacatccacatgtgtgtgtctgtgtacatgcACAGGTGTGTTTACCTGCGTCCTCCTCTCGGACCGGGTCCAGAATCACCCGGTCCAGCTCAGGAGCTTCCCAGCGAGCAAACAGAGAGTCGTCAGAGGTGATGATTCCTCGGGCGTAACGCCACGACACCCTGGGccagggaaacagaaaacactctccCATTACTAAATGGATTTTATTATCACATATAGATCTTACACAAAGAGATGATCACATTAAATAATATACAAAACTCTACTCTGACaggttattgtgtgtgtgtctgtgtgtgtgtgtgtctccgtgtcCTCAAGGAAACAGCTTCACAATTGTAATCCGATGAATTGATCAAATCTTGGTTTCAAATAGGAATATTAagtatttctctttcatttgtaACTAAATAACAACAAAAGACAGACACTCGGTTAGTTGTGATATTTGTCATTGTCTATTGTGTGATCCGGTCCTGAGCTgaactctctcctcctctctcacctccatGAGAACGTCCCCATCGCCTCCATCACTTCTCCCAGACAGTCGACCTCCACCCTCTGTCCTGACGTCACAGTCACCGTCCTGAGGCCACACTGCCACGACTCCTGACACTTCACCTTGTGGACTCGACACACCTCCGACACCTGGTGATCACACACATCATGAGGGTTACGACAGCGTGAGCTCTCTTCATCTGCTGTGTTCATTCAtctcttgtgtctctgtggtacCTCCGTCCCATCTTTCCTTCCTGGGGCCTCTTCCATCGCTGTCTTGCTGTCTCTCAGCAAACACAGGGTTTGAGTTTTGAGCCCCAGGCCacaggtggagctgcagggggAGCTGTCGATGATGACCTCCACTGgcacctcctctgcctcctccaggtgaacaggatggaggaggaggaagaagagaaggaagagaaggaggaggggacaATGAAGGCCTTCAGATGCAAGAAGCATTTCAAAGTTTGATGTTGAATCtgcagaaaagaagaaagttttTACTTCACTATTGAGTCCAAAGAGTCCGCTGCTGTCGGTATATATGatttcgtcacacggtgtgaccgtgacGTGGCATTAAAGTTTGATGAGTCAAATCAAGATggttgagctgcagctgcaatactggtcactagagggcagtgtgagAGCATGGTTTGCCCAGGACCTTCTTCCCCAGGGCTGAAGAGCTCAATGATTTACACATTGTTGATATGTTGGAAACTCTATTAAACTTACTGATGTCTGTCAATTAATGTTGAGAGACAACTTTAGCTCATGATTAAGAGTAAAAAGAgaatttttaaattttatatatatagtatattttttttaatatttttttttttttctttttctttttttcataacaaacaaataagtctcttggatagatatgctagaccaaacaggaagcccaccattttggctttagtggtatattttttttatatatatgttttttttcatttttttttttttctaggaacagtacaacagtAGTGCGGCTTTTTTGTGGAACtggtatatatgaatatatataccaGTTCCACAAAAAAGACGTTAtggcggagcgttatggaacaacgcaacaggaagtcgccgatttttgacgttacacgttcgatcatatcaactttaaatgacgtcatctcaacaacatggagattcaAACTAGGGGGCGTTTGATTAgacgccatcaaaacacgaggttgttGCATCTGTATGACGTCACAGTGGGGGTGGtcatagattcctttgatgtcttcgATGTTGCAAAGATGAGAGATTTATTCGATCTGAAGCGAAAcaagagtttttgtttttgccctgaacagatcagtctgtgcgtagtgatactgacacgctgcacgtgatggcgtggaatgtagtgcgtgattagcggccgtggttcggagccgtttctcccggtcccccccccctccgcggcCTAATCAGGTCCCGAGTTCTGCTCGCAGCCCGAGTTGTGTTTTAgtaacagtacaacaacagtacaacacaatgcggaaactgtagaaacagtctgtctctaacaattactataataacaatgatttataacaataatatctaaattcttacaacatatttaatttagattgaagttaatgttggctcttgttattattattattcgaacccaaatgaattggctttttgaggccTTTAACAAGCTCAAATCGTTACCACAGTTTGCAGagaattagaaagtggtgaaaatgtacgtattctggagtatttggaaatgggcgtggcaaaatggctcaacagcgccacctggaacgcagcccctaggtttcccttcgaacgcaggaagtgaagcctttatccttgccgcagtgcgcaaaacacatgcaacacgGAAACGTGCGCttcattgatcgctctctccaccgaccgcaacaggcttcaaaatgcctgtgctcggcccgttagtgctacaacgtagccctagttgtACTTGAGATTTGACCCTCATTTACATATCCAGTTAattacagagacagaaaaagacgGCATAGGAGCGTACTAAGAAACTACTTCACAATTTACCTAAAGTAAAACCTTATGATTCGAACAATGTACAGTTAGACTTTGAATCTTTAATACTGACTccgcgggaaggataaacgcgTCAATTTGGGGGCcgattggacaatgttacaacaacttgATTTTCAACccgatcagtaggtggcgctatgaccctgagttaaTATTAACCTATGAAGCTGTTCAGGCCGGGACTCTGGTCATAGGTGAGAATTCTGACTGttcaatgcacagtggagttaaaaGAAACTTTTCACATAAGAAAAGCGATAGGGCCTCCGCcctgtcggtgctcgggccctaatacGCGATATCGGACACAAGTTAACTGTTAAAAAACAGATCTTAAGTTAattttctgtcttgttttaatgtaatattggctttttaaaaatcattataCCACGGACTTTGTTGCTCTACACGTATACAACTGTGCGTAACTACACCTCAAAAGACTCTCATAGTCgtcacgtgtctgtgtgtggtgcgTCTTCTCTTACATGGAGTAGCAGGTTGTCTCTCCGTTCTGTCCCAGCTCTGTATCTGTGAGTCCGTCCAGCTGGTCTTACTCCAGCTGCAAGACTTTGAAGTTCGCTAGTGCATGTCTATCACTAGCAAAATAATGATCAAAGGCAAAATCAATGCCAAATTAAGATCAATGACACGCCTCTGATCTTAGTTGTGTAATAGCGTTTAAgtaatatatattatcataCGTGTAAAGAAGAAGAGCAGACATTTTCTGGTTTAATCACTTTTACAGTGttcaggctggggggggggggggggactagaGCCTCATGGGGGCGTTAGGGAAAATGGAGCAGAGGgaaggtgtgtgagtgtgagtgtgtgtgtgtgtgtgtgtgtgtgtgtgtgtgtgtgtgtgtgtgagagagtgtgtgtgtgtgtgtgtgtgtggttattaaAGGGAAACCTCTCAGTGTGAGAACGAGGTGCGGAGTGTGATCAGCACAGCCGACACGTCGCCTCCTCCAGCAGAATGAGTCAATCAGACACATGGTGTAGCCATGCTGAAAACCAggggcgtgtctgtgtgtgtgtgtgtgtgtgtgtgtgtgtgtgtgtgtgtgttgttaccaCATGGACGTGCATGTGCCCTGGAGCGATCACAAGCTCACACATGTCAAACACCTTTGATCTGTGGATAATTTTCCACTGGAAAACTTAAAGAGGAGTTGAAAGAAGCAGGATGCTTGTGTTGTTCTAAATTAAATCATCTAACAAATATTAAAGATACTTCAGTGTCCATTCGTCTGAAGTGTGTCTGCGTGCTTTACTTTCCTCTTCTTGTTTTCAACCTCTTTGCGTCTCTTTAACTGTTTTGCTTGGGTGTATTTCTCCCCTCAGTCCATTCAGAAACTCACCCACAGATTGATGTGAATAAAGTGAAGCCAGCTGCAGAGTTCTGGACTAACTGAAGTTTCTGAAGGAGTTAATGAGGGAGACCAAAAAGAAGGGAACTACAGTATCAATGCAGGATGTAACCAGGGTGTGAGGGTTGAttgaaattgaactgaattatttacctttcatttcagttcaaccattttttgccatggataaacgatatacaaataaagttattattattatttataattcaaaTTAAGAGTATAGGTGAAGAGTGTTTGTGGTAAAAAACCAAAGGTGCTGTGATGTTACCATTCATCAAAGACATGTTGAATCAGTTCTTCCTCCTGTCTCGTGTCTTTGATCTGAGCCTCAGGTGAGTCTGAATCCACTTCCGTGTTTCCACGCCTGTTAAACGTGACCCGGCATCGCACAACTGACCCAGACTGACCAATGGGAGAGCAGGACTGGAAACACGTCACAGTTCACGTTCAACTAGAGACTACTGCTGCGTTCAAGTTCTGAGGGAAAATAGAACATTTAAAGCTTTCAACTTATCTTTGTCTTCTTTAAttgaaacatgtatttaaacacatacacaagatACACACAGTACAATAAAAAGACATAGGTGTAAGCATATAGTCAATTTAGAAATAATTAATTTAGAAAGGACACAACAGGTAGAGCTCATACTATTCCATAAGTGTAGTTGTAGggacatgaaaacatgtttaaagtcATTGATAAAACAATAAGAAGGAGGCTGCTTATCATTTCTCCATTTGCAAGGTTTAGTTTCGTGGTATGTTCACCACACTGTGAAAGTAAGATGGGACTGGTGTCAGACCAGAAGAGACGTCTGTTCCCAATGTGAATTTCTTTAGTGTATTAATTGgtagataaaataataataataataataataataataataataataataaaaagaaaaacagtcaaatgtAATCACTAAAATCAgatgatgaaaatgtatttgcatgGTATTCGACcctgagagagacagtgtgtgtgcatcagttAGTACATCTGATAAACAGAGGCAGCTTcatgttctcctcttccttcagaACAGAAGCTGAGACCCAGTTTCCCTCGGGAGCAG
The sequence above is drawn from the Hippoglossus hippoglossus isolate fHipHip1 chromosome 7, fHipHip1.pri, whole genome shotgun sequence genome and encodes:
- the LOC117764237 gene encoding transmembrane protein 81-like, producing the protein MLLASEGLHCPLLLLFLLFFLLLHPVHLEEAEEVPVEVIIDSSPCSSTCGLGLKTQTLCLLRDSKTAMEEAPGRKDGTEVSEVCRVHKVKCQESWQCGLRTVTVTSGQRVEVDCLGEVMEAMGTFSWRVSWRYARGIITSDDSLFARWEAPELDRVILDPVREEDAGRRLPQSEEGLLGRPGSTCWDPESGSVRLNWKP